The Zingiber officinale cultivar Zhangliang chromosome 10A, Zo_v1.1, whole genome shotgun sequence genome contains a region encoding:
- the LOC122027188 gene encoding phytochrome-interacting ankyrin-repeat protein 1-like, which produces MPLEQQQVKTRSYLSSRHLFKQRVRERDDRGWTLLHIRARKGDLKEVKCLLDEGMDVNVTTFGPKAHGATPLHLAAQGGHIKVMVELLERGANIDARTKGACGWTPLHTAAKERNKKAIKFLVENGAFLPLDMNDNRFNPPLHYCPGLEWAYEIKRKQENDLSMAGTSYSSDC; this is translated from the exons ATGCCTCTTGAGCAGCAGCAGGTGAAGACTAGGAGTTACTTGTCAAGCAGGCATCTTTTCAAGCAGAGGGTCAGGGAGAGGGATGACAGGGGATGGACATTGCTTCACATTCGTGCTAGAAAGGGTGACTTGAAAGAG GTCAAGTGTCTTTTGGATGAAGGAATGGATGTCAATGTCACTACTTTTGGTCCAAAAGCTCATGGTGCGACTCCTCTTCATCTTGCTGCACAAGGTGGGCACATCAAGGTCATGGTTGAGTTACTGGAGAGGGGTGCTAACATTGATGCTCGAACAAAGGGAGCTTGTGGAT GGACTCCACTTCATACTGCTGCCAAAGAAAGAAACAAGAAAGCTATCAAGTTCCTGGTTGAGAATGGTGCATTCCTGCCACTGGACATGAACGACAACCGGTTCAATCCACCCCTCCATTACTGTCCAGGACTTGAATGGGCCTACGAGATCAAACGCAAGCAAGAAAATGATCTTTCTATGGCTGGAACTTCTTATAGCTCCGACTGTTAG
- the LOC122027187 gene encoding succinate dehydrogenase subunit 4, mitochondrial-like, whose amino-acid sequence MASFLLRRSKSLPLHRFLLRPSALSESFASEQCRRGVICVASRPLSGAGSADLRPDRAAQASPGLAPPKVIGCLGSGKISVYGKILPNCTFSSLWYNPPLVARSLHTKADVGEINTQGNNLNSQEKNDKDSKVLAFSPLEGTLAHGRNSVLVHERLKLKSMELSIKTTYALIPLLLLVSKSKLTTSLLILCTYWQIYGFYKEIFLDYVHHEVTRKWVLIYFKLLLLILAKDTILAFDLV is encoded by the exons ATGGCTTCCTTCCTTTTGCGCCGATCCAAATCCCTACCTCTCCATCGCTTCCTCCTCCGACCGTCGGCATTGAGCGAGTCCTTCGCTTCCGAACAGTGCCGCCGTGGCGTCATCTGCGTTGCTTCCCGCCCGTTGTCTGGTGCCGGATCCGCTGATCTCAGACCGGATCGCGCCGCACAAGCTTCTCCTGGACTCGCCCCGCCTAAGGTGATCGGCTGCCTTGGATCAGGAAAG ATTTCTGTCTATGGCAAGATTCTCCCAAATTGCACTTTTAGTTCACTATGGTATAATCCACCATTGGTGGCTCGTTCCTTGCACACGAAAGCAGATGTTGGAGAAATTAATACTCAAGGGAACAATTTGAACTCTCAAGAGAAGAATGATAAAGATTCAAAGGTACTTGCTTTCAGTCCACTTGAGGGCACCCTTGCACATGGAAGGAATAGTGTATTAGTTCATGAAAGATTGAAGCTAAAGAGCATGGAGCTCTCCATAAAGACTACATATGCACTTATACCACTATTGCTACTTGTATCAAAATCAAAGTTAACTACCTCGCTGCTCATCTTGTGCACATACTGGCAAATATATGGATTTTACAAGGAGATCTTTCTGGATTACGTTCACCATGAAGTTACAAGGAAATGGGTCTTGATATATTTCAAGCTGCTGCTGCTCATTTTGGCCAAGGATACCATCCTTGCTTTCGATCTAGTATGA
- the LOC122027186 gene encoding ruBisCO large subunit-binding protein subunit beta, chloroplastic-like, with the protein MASTFYTMSTFGAVASRSSTTDNKMLASRQKLSSLASMSPSLNISNNKLSFSRRRKGNCMINAMAKELYFNKDGSAIKKLQNGVNKLADLVGVTLGPKGRNVVLESKYGSPKIVNDGVTVAKEVELEDPVENIGAKLVRQAAAKTNDLAGDGTTTSVVLAQGMIAEGVKVVAAGANPVQITRGIEKTAKALVGELKKMSKEVEDSELADVAAVSAGNNNEIGNMIAEAMNKVGRKGVVTLEEGKSAENNLYVVEGMQFDRGYISPYFVTDSEKMTAEYENCKLLLVDKKITNARDLINVLEDAIRGGYPVVIIAEDIEQEALATLVVNKLRGALKIAALKAPGFGERKSQYLDDIAILTGATVIREEVGLSLDKADKDILGTAAKVVLTKDSTTIVGDGSTQEEVNKRVAQIRNLIEASEQEYDKEKLNERIAKLSGGVTVIQVGAQTETELKEKKLRVEDALNATKAAVEEGIVVGGGCALLRLSLKVDAIKATLENDEQKVGADIVKRALSYPLKLIAKNAGVNGSVVTEKVLSNENYKVGYNAATGIYEDLMAAGIIDPTKVVRCCLEHAASVAKTFLTSDVVVVDIKEPEPVPVGNPMDNSGYGY; encoded by the exons ATGGCTTCAACTTTCTACACAATGTCTACTTTTGGAGCGGTTGCTTCTCGTAGTTCCACAACAGACAATAAGATGCTAGCTTCTAGGCAGAAGCTTTCTTCTCTTGCTTCTATGTCACCTAGTTTAAACATCAGCAACAACAAGTTGAGCTTCAGTCGTCGAAGGAAAGGGAACTGTATGATTAATGCTATGGCCAAGGAGTTATACTTCAATAAAGATGGCTCAGCCATCAAAAAACTACAA AATGGTGTCAACAAGCTTGCTGATCTTGTTGGGGTTACACTCGGTCCAAAGGGAAGAAATGTTGTCTTGGAAAGCAAGTATGGATCACCTAAGATTGTGAATGATGGGGTTACAGTAGCAAAAGAG GTTGAACTAGAGGATCCTGTTGAGAACATTGGTGCCAAACTAGTCAGACAAGCTGCTGCTAAGACCAATGATTTGGCTGGGGATGGAACTACTACATCTGTTGTTCTTGCTCAAGGCATGATTGCAGAAGGTGTTAAG GTAGTTGCAGCTGGTGCTAATCCTGTTCAGATTACCCGTGGTATTGAAAAAACTGCCAAAGCATTAGTTGGTGAACTTAAGAAAATGTCTAAGGAG GTTGAAGACAGTGAACTTGCAGATGTTGCTGCAGTTAGTGCTGGTAACAATAATGAAATAGGAAATATGATAGCCGAAGCAATGAACAAGGTTGGAAGGAAGGGTGTGGTTACCCTTGAAGAAGGGAAAAGTGCTGAAAACAATCTTTATGTTGTTGAAGGAATGCAATTTGATCGTGGATACATTTCCCCATACTTTGTTACAGACAGTGAAAAGATGACTGCTGAATATGAGAATTGCAAG TTGCTTCTTGTTGACAAGAAGATCACCAACGCAAGAGATCTTATCAATGTTTTGGAAGATGCTATAAGAGGTGGGTACCCAGTAGTCATAATTGCCGAAGATATTGAACAAGAAGCTCTAGCAACTCTTGTTGTGAATAAATTAAGAGGGGCATTGAAGATTGCTGCACTTAAAGCCCCTGGTTTTGGGGAGCGCAAAAGTCAGTACCTGGATGACATTGCAATACTGACAGGAG CTACCGTGATCAGAGAAGAGGTTGGCCTTTCCCTGGATAAAGCTGACAAAGATATCTTGGGTACTGCCGCCAAGGTTGTACTTACAAAAGATTCAACCACCATAGTTGGTGATGGTAGTACTCAGGAGGAAGTAAATAAAAGAGTAGCACAGATCAGGAATCTAATCGAG GCTTCAGAGCAAGAATATGATAAGGAAAAACTTAACGAGAGAATAGCAAAGCTTTCTGGTGGTGTTACTGTTATTCAG GTTGGAGCACAAACCGAAACTGAACTAAAAGAGAAAAAGCTGAGAGTTGAAGATGCTCTTAATGCTACAAAG GCTGCTGTCGAGGAAGGTATTGTGGTTGGCGGTGGTTGTGCTCTGTTGCGGCTATCTTTGAAAGTTGATGCCATCAAAGCGACTCTCGAAAATGATGAGCAGAAG GTTGGAGCAGACATCGTCAAGAGGGCTTTGAGCTACCCGCTGAAGTTGATTGCTAAAAATGCCGGTGTCAATGGAAGTGTGGTCACTGAGAAG GTTTTGTCCAACGAAAACTACAAAGTCGGTTATAATGCTGCCACTGGCATATACGAGGATTTGATGGCTGCGGGTATAATCGACCCCACCAAG GTGGTGAGGTGTTGCTTGGAGCATGCCGCTTCAGTAGCTAAGACTTTTCTCACTTCAGACGTTGTGGTCGTTGACATCAAGGAGCCTGAGCCTGTGCCTGTAGGAAACCCTATGGATAACTCAG GTTATGGCTACTAA